Proteins encoded together in one Desulfovibrio sp. window:
- a CDS encoding sensor histidine kinase — translation MPGEDPHELLTLHRKTVRALRERVKELNCLYSITRFSQREDLSTTALIKGIAELVRESWQYPEVACSRVLVEGEEYRTAGYEPSPWVQSSIVSMRGEEIGLVEVRYLEPCPPSDEGPFLNEERHLIDAVADLLSQIMEARKIKAQVQRLSRELIKAQESERQRIARELHDKAAQDLSLLKIELEALNSSHGPLPPEARTHVSRLLSQTSGIINEIRDISYALLPPDLEQLGLASAAFRLCEEFTSRHGVVIEFSADGMHSLCLGFETQINLYRIIQEALTNIRKHSGAKRARVLLVASHPFIILRIEDDGVGFDPGTEFSGQSGGRHMGLLSMRERARLIGGRFVIRSAHGKGTRIVLEVPAGGVESS, via the coding sequence ATGCCGGGCGAAGATCCCCACGAACTTCTGACTCTGCACCGCAAAACCGTTCGCGCGCTTCGGGAAAGAGTCAAGGAGCTGAACTGCCTCTATTCAATCACACGCTTCTCCCAGCGCGAGGACCTCTCCACGACCGCCCTCATCAAGGGCATCGCTGAACTGGTGCGGGAATCCTGGCAATACCCCGAGGTAGCCTGCTCCCGTGTTCTTGTGGAGGGAGAGGAATACCGAACGGCAGGGTACGAGCCATCGCCCTGGGTACAGTCCTCCATCGTGTCAATGCGGGGTGAAGAGATAGGTTTGGTGGAAGTCCGTTATCTCGAGCCCTGCCCCCCAAGCGATGAAGGCCCTTTTCTGAACGAGGAAAGGCATCTTATCGACGCCGTGGCCGACCTTTTGAGCCAGATCATGGAGGCTCGGAAAATCAAGGCCCAGGTGCAGCGGCTCTCCCGGGAACTCATCAAAGCCCAGGAGAGCGAACGCCAGCGCATTGCCCGTGAATTGCACGACAAGGCAGCCCAGGACCTCTCCCTTCTCAAAATCGAGCTGGAAGCGCTCAACTCCAGCCATGGCCCCCTGCCACCCGAAGCCAGAACCCATGTGAGCCGGCTCTTAAGTCAGACCAGCGGCATCATTAACGAAATCAGGGATATATCCTACGCATTGCTCCCGCCCGATTTGGAACAGCTTGGCCTGGCCTCCGCCGCCTTCAGACTCTGTGAGGAATTCACAAGCCGTCACGGCGTGGTGATCGAATTTTCAGCAGATGGCATGCACTCTCTCTGCCTCGGCTTTGAAACCCAAATAAACCTCTACCGGATCATTCAGGAAGCCTTGACGAACATTCGCAAGCATTCAGGGGCAAAACGCGCCCGGGTTCTTCTGGTCGCCTCCCACCCCTTTATCATCCTGCGCATCGAAGACGACGGCGTGGGGTTCGATCCGGGGACGGAATTCTCCGGCCAGTCTGGAGGAAGACACATGGGGCTTTTAAGCATGCGGGAACGCGCCCGCCTGATCGGCGGCAGATTTGTAATACGGTCCGCTCACGGCAAGGGCACGCGCATCGTCTTGGAAGTCCCAGCCGGAGGGGTTGAATCCTCATGA
- a CDS encoding response regulator transcription factor — MTRQLSILIVDDHPLFRDGVKSLIDRAPGFIVAGEVGTAGEALRVALELRPDLILLDLSLPDSNGLNLLGELRSQLPDTAVIVLSMHSRIEMVAESFRCGARGYIVKESASERLVQALDCVARGEQYLDSTISPQVIRRLTDFAVKKAKRTESSYDALTRREQQILRLLAEGQYPKTIAQSLFITRKTVENHRANIMTKLGLKTPLELMRYAMRKGLVEVDDPFRDS, encoded by the coding sequence ATGACCCGCCAACTCTCCATCTTGATCGTCGACGACCACCCGCTCTTTCGGGATGGGGTCAAATCCCTGATCGACAGAGCGCCCGGCTTCATTGTGGCCGGCGAGGTCGGGACAGCCGGAGAGGCACTCCGTGTGGCTCTTGAGCTTCGCCCGGACCTCATCCTCCTGGACTTGAGTCTCCCGGATTCCAACGGGCTGAACCTCCTGGGGGAACTACGGTCGCAACTGCCTGATACGGCCGTCATCGTTCTCAGCATGCATTCCAGAATCGAGATGGTGGCAGAGAGCTTCCGCTGCGGAGCCAGGGGATACATCGTCAAGGAATCCGCCAGTGAGCGCCTGGTCCAAGCTTTGGACTGCGTGGCGCGGGGCGAACAGTACCTGGACAGCACCATTTCCCCGCAGGTCATCCGGCGGCTCACGGACTTCGCGGTCAAGAAGGCCAAGAGAACCGAGTCTTCCTACGATGCGCTGACGCGTCGCGAGCAGCAAATACTGCGGCTTTTAGCCGAGGGGCAGTATCCCAAAACCATTGCCCAGTCGCTTTTCATCACCAGAAAGACGGTGGAAAACCACCGGGCGAATATCATGACAAAGCTCGGTTTGAAAACACCTCTCGAACTGATGCGCTACGCCATGCGCAAAGGGCTTGTCGAGGTTGATGATCCCTTCAGGGATTCTTGA
- a CDS encoding tetratricopeptide repeat protein, with product MTKDFESIDDYIAELESRLQKNDQCASSHYNLGIAYLSKRRYDAAKTCFLRAAERSPTMAEAYVQLGGLAMNEGDIEGCLSMNQAALKARARFAVPHSNIGFCLLQMGQVDEALKALRKAIKLDSQFVQAYGTLGSALYMAGETDESIEMSKRAIELHPKFGPAWNNLALAYLEKGDAAQAMSCVKQAKECNYEVHPGLISEIEAKLKG from the coding sequence ATGACCAAGGATTTTGAAAGTATCGACGATTATATTGCCGAACTTGAGTCCAGGCTACAGAAGAACGACCAGTGCGCTTCCTCCCATTACAACCTGGGAATAGCCTATCTCTCCAAGCGCCGCTATGACGCGGCCAAGACCTGCTTTTTGAGGGCGGCCGAGCGCTCCCCGACAATGGCCGAAGCCTACGTGCAGTTGGGCGGCCTAGCCATGAACGAGGGGGACATCGAGGGCTGCCTGAGCATGAACCAGGCTGCCTTGAAGGCCAGGGCCCGGTTTGCGGTTCCTCATTCCAACATCGGCTTCTGCCTGCTGCAGATGGGGCAGGTGGACGAGGCGTTAAAGGCTTTGCGCAAGGCCATCAAGCTCGATTCCCAGTTCGTCCAGGCTTACGGAACCTTGGGCAGCGCCCTGTACATGGCGGGCGAAACGGACGAGTCCATCGAGATGAGCAAGCGCGCCATCGAGTTGCACCCCAAGTTCGGTCCGGCCTGGAACAATCTGGCCCTGGCCTATCTTGAGAAGGGCGACGCCGCCCAGGCCATGAGCTGCGTGAAACAGGCCAAGGAATGCAACTACGAGGTGCATCCCGGCCTTATCTCGGAGATCGAGGCCAAGCTGAAAGGATAA
- a CDS encoding YkgJ family cysteine cluster protein, with amino-acid sequence MDADFSDIFSQYEALSAEVDAVFEKVKDVCPVEVRCEVACADCCHAPFDVTLVEALYINKRFNELHPKGDERYRLTEAANRSDREHYRLKHKAWKAHKAGVPDETIVEDFARERIRCALLSDENRCEMYDYRPITCRLYGAPLNIGGQMRVCGKSGFEAGGKYPAVNVAKLQERLFALSQQIVERVGAKYDYLAEMLVPVSMAMLTNYDEEFFGLKESKED; translated from the coding sequence ATCGACGCCGATTTTTCCGATATTTTTTCCCAGTACGAGGCTCTTTCCGCCGAGGTGGACGCTGTCTTTGAAAAGGTCAAGGACGTCTGCCCTGTTGAGGTCCGCTGTGAAGTGGCCTGCGCGGACTGTTGCCATGCGCCGTTCGATGTCACCCTGGTGGAGGCGCTTTACATCAACAAACGCTTCAACGAACTCCACCCCAAGGGCGACGAGCGCTACCGCCTTACGGAGGCCGCCAACCGCTCCGACCGCGAACACTATCGCCTCAAACACAAGGCCTGGAAGGCACACAAGGCTGGCGTGCCCGACGAAACCATCGTCGAGGACTTTGCCCGGGAGCGAATCCGCTGTGCCCTTCTTTCCGACGAGAATCGCTGCGAAATGTACGACTATCGTCCCATCACCTGTCGGCTTTACGGCGCCCCGCTCAATATCGGCGGACAGATGCGCGTCTGCGGCAAGTCCGGGTTCGAGGCCGGGGGAAAATACCCTGCGGTCAACGTCGCCAAACTTCAAGAGCGCCTTTTCGCGCTTTCGCAACAGATCGTTGAGCGGGTGGGGGCCAAGTACGACTATTTGGCCGAGATGCTCGTGCCGGTGTCCATGGCCATGCTCACCAACTACGACGAAGAGTTTTTCGGTCTCAAGGAGTCCAAGGAGGACTAG
- a CDS encoding 4Fe-4S binding protein, which produces MGYKVTVDEEKCVGDGECVDVCPVEVYELQDGKAVVINEEECLGCESCVEVCDQDAITVEEE; this is translated from the coding sequence ATGGGCTACAAGGTCACCGTTGATGAGGAAAAGTGCGTCGGCGACGGCGAATGCGTAGACGTCTGCCCTGTTGAGGTCTACGAGCTGCAGGACGGCAAGGCTGTTGTTATCAATGAAGAAGAATGCCTGGGCTGCGAGTCCTGCGTCGAAGTTTGCGATCAGGACGCCATTACCGTCGAGGAAGAATAA
- a CDS encoding glycosyltransferase family 2 protein, producing the protein MNKIIPLRPNRDHIRPVLLLLTSHRLDCILLCLRSLDRFTTLGRFKKIYIIANAVSPDHAAILHRFMHTHENVEVIHCSPRGLVPAVNAVQNEILIRHMDDVIIKLDEDVFVTPLWLEHLLEAYRVHRVREDIPIVSALSPVSPPGRFALNRFLKANHAAERVMFEGDVVEENWVYHRWMWEKVVGEGFVEAWLRSGPAPYFYPGFSSTNCVVYDRRLMESMLPLPTDKTIAATGSYEVTLNSLMSARNWKNAVVSGAIAHHYSFSKCEEYLRSHMPLDMVWSYLQELWRQEQIRIKSTGLRRVKQVVSMAGAGG; encoded by the coding sequence ATGAACAAGATAATACCACTGCGGCCAAACCGCGACCATATTCGCCCGGTCCTGTTGCTGCTTACCTCGCACCGGCTCGACTGCATCCTCCTCTGCCTGCGCAGTCTGGACCGCTTCACCACACTGGGACGATTCAAGAAAATCTACATCATAGCCAACGCCGTAAGCCCCGACCACGCCGCGATTTTACACCGGTTCATGCACACCCATGAAAACGTGGAGGTAATACATTGCTCCCCCAGGGGGCTCGTTCCCGCGGTAAACGCCGTTCAGAACGAGATTCTCATCCGCCATATGGACGACGTTATCATCAAGCTGGATGAAGATGTGTTCGTTACGCCACTGTGGCTGGAGCATCTGCTGGAGGCCTACAGGGTCCACCGGGTGCGCGAAGACATCCCCATCGTCAGCGCGCTTAGTCCGGTAAGTCCTCCGGGACGCTTTGCCCTGAACCGTTTCCTCAAGGCCAACCATGCCGCGGAAAGGGTTATGTTCGAGGGCGACGTGGTCGAGGAAAACTGGGTCTACCACCGCTGGATGTGGGAGAAGGTAGTGGGGGAAGGTTTCGTGGAGGCCTGGCTGCGCAGCGGTCCGGCTCCCTATTTCTATCCGGGCTTCTCCAGCACCAACTGTGTCGTCTACGACCGTAGGCTCATGGAGTCCATGCTGCCCCTACCGACGGATAAAACGATCGCAGCGACCGGTTCGTACGAAGTGACCCTGAACTCGCTGATGAGCGCCAGAAACTGGAAGAACGCCGTGGTGAGCGGAGCGATCGCCCATCACTACAGCTTCTCCAAGTGCGAGGAATACCTTCGTTCGCACATGCCCCTGGACATGGTATGGAGCTACCTGCAGGAATTGTGGCGTCAGGAGCAGATCAGGATCAAGAGCACTGGTTTGCGCAGGGTGAAGCAGGTTGTCAGCATGGCTGGCGCAGGGGGATAA
- the htpX gene encoding zinc metalloprotease HtpX produces the protein MTSQIKTGLLLGLLTALLILLGQAMGGKSGLVIALVFAVVMNVGSYWFSDRIVLSMYRAQQLSEEDAPGLFDLVGQLSRNAGLPMPKIYLIPQEQPNAFATGRNPANAAVAVTEGLLRLVSPDELAGVLAHEMAHIKNRDILVQTIAAVVGGAITGIANMLQWGAIFGMGRGDSEEGGGGGAFGAILMAIVAPIAAMLIQMAISRSREYLADETGARLAGNPLPLAGALKKLDDYAHNVPMQGANPATENMFIISPLSGGGVTSLFSTHPPTEERIRRLRAMAGR, from the coding sequence ATGACCAGTCAGATCAAGACAGGCCTTCTACTTGGCCTTCTAACCGCTTTGCTCATACTTTTAGGCCAGGCCATGGGCGGCAAGTCCGGCCTGGTGATCGCCCTGGTGTTCGCCGTGGTCATGAATGTCGGCAGCTACTGGTTTTCCGACAGAATCGTGCTCTCCATGTACCGGGCTCAACAGCTCTCCGAAGAGGACGCTCCGGGCCTGTTCGACCTGGTGGGGCAGCTGTCCCGCAATGCCGGACTGCCCATGCCCAAGATTTACCTGATTCCCCAGGAGCAGCCCAACGCCTTCGCTACGGGGCGCAACCCGGCCAATGCGGCCGTGGCGGTGACCGAAGGGCTCTTGCGCTTGGTCTCGCCCGACGAATTGGCCGGAGTGCTGGCCCATGAGATGGCCCATATAAAAAACCGGGACATTCTGGTGCAGACCATCGCCGCAGTGGTGGGCGGGGCCATCACCGGTATCGCCAATATGCTCCAGTGGGGCGCCATCTTCGGCATGGGCCGCGGCGACAGTGAGGAAGGCGGCGGGGGTGGCGCCTTTGGAGCCATCCTCATGGCCATTGTGGCCCCCATCGCGGCCATGCTCATCCAGATGGCCATTTCGCGCTCACGCGAGTACCTGGCCGACGAAACCGGAGCCAGGCTGGCGGGTAACCCGCTTCCTCTGGCCGGGGCGCTGAAAAAGCTCGACGACTACGCCCACAACGTGCCCATGCAGGGTGCGAATCCGGCCACGGAAAACATGTTCATCATTAGCCCCTTGAGCGGCGGTGGCGTGACCAGCCTGTTCTCCACCCATCCCCCTACTGAGGAGAGGATACGCAGACTGAGGGCCATGGCTGGGAGATAG
- a CDS encoding Hsp20/alpha crystallin family protein — protein MAKLNWNPWMGLADMKAELERVMSQAARRGRAPSAVSEKAYFWAPSADVLETSDAFVITVELPGVERDEVAVEVKARALWVYGERRFVKVCDGEGVYHSLERSYGPFARRFTLPKGVDRSGVSAVFKNGLLEITMPKEHHETRCRRIQIL, from the coding sequence ATGGCCAAACTCAATTGGAACCCGTGGATGGGGCTGGCTGACATGAAGGCCGAGTTGGAACGGGTCATGTCGCAGGCGGCCCGGCGTGGCCGCGCTCCGAGCGCCGTGTCCGAGAAGGCATATTTCTGGGCTCCTTCGGCGGATGTGCTGGAAACCTCTGATGCGTTCGTTATCACCGTGGAACTTCCGGGCGTCGAACGCGACGAGGTCGCTGTCGAGGTGAAGGCCAGGGCCCTGTGGGTCTACGGCGAAAGGCGCTTCGTGAAGGTTTGCGACGGAGAGGGCGTGTACCACTCCCTGGAGCGCTCCTACGGTCCATTTGCCCGTCGCTTCACCTTGCCCAAGGGCGTGGACAGGTCAGGTGTGAGCGCTGTGTTCAAGAACGGCCTGCTGGAGATCACCATGCCCAAGGAACACCACGAAACGCGCTGCCGGCGCATCCAGATTCTCTAA
- a CDS encoding Trm112 family protein: MPIASELLEILACPKCKGDISLTPQADGLTCAKCAVVYPIREDIPIMLIEEAVELARWEKGERQAKP, from the coding sequence ATGCCCATTGCTTCGGAACTTCTGGAAATTCTAGCCTGCCCCAAGTGCAAGGGCGACATATCCTTAACCCCCCAGGCAGACGGTCTCACCTGCGCCAAATGCGCGGTGGTCTATCCTATCCGGGAGGATATACCCATAATGCTCATCGAGGAAGCGGTGGAACTCGCCCGCTGGGAAAAAGGGGAACGCCAGGCCAAGCCGTAA
- a CDS encoding PHP domain-containing protein has protein sequence MPSVDLHTHSNASDGQLSPAEVVRLAAQAGLAAVALTDHDTLDGLEEATQTGLELGIEVIPGCELSVVDSGRELHILGLWVRPGAKELETALASLRESRDDRNKLIVEKLTHLGIPIEYDEVLELAQGTVGRPHIAQILVERGIVRDFDAAFKQYLGRHGRAFAPKRELSLATAVDVLKAEGATVALAHPYLLGENGRSMENLLQRYAGLGVNAIEAYYTDHSQIKTREYLELARRLDLGVCGGSDFHGAIKPGIRIGVGKGKLAVPEAVLDDLKERRRNRGLWV, from the coding sequence ATGCCCAGCGTGGACCTCCATACCCATTCCAACGCCTCGGACGGACAGCTCTCTCCGGCCGAGGTGGTTCGCCTGGCCGCCCAGGCCGGACTCGCCGCCGTGGCCCTTACCGACCATGACACGCTGGACGGACTGGAGGAGGCCACACAGACCGGGCTGGAACTCGGCATAGAGGTGATCCCCGGATGCGAGTTGTCCGTGGTGGACAGCGGCCGGGAGCTGCACATCCTGGGGCTGTGGGTCCGCCCGGGCGCAAAGGAACTTGAGACTGCTCTGGCCTCGCTTCGGGAGAGCCGCGACGACCGCAACAAGCTCATCGTGGAAAAGCTCACCCATCTGGGCATTCCCATCGAATACGATGAGGTGCTGGAGCTGGCCCAAGGGACCGTGGGCAGGCCCCATATCGCGCAGATACTTGTGGAGCGCGGCATCGTGCGCGATTTCGACGCGGCCTTCAAACAATACCTGGGGCGCCACGGCCGGGCCTTCGCTCCCAAACGCGAGCTGTCTCTGGCCACGGCGGTGGACGTGCTCAAGGCCGAAGGAGCAACGGTGGCTCTGGCCCACCCCTATCTGCTTGGAGAAAACGGCCGGTCCATGGAGAACCTGTTGCAGCGTTACGCCGGGCTCGGAGTGAACGCCATCGAGGCCTACTACACCGACCACTCCCAGATAAAAACCCGTGAGTACCTTGAATTGGCCCGGCGACTTGATCTCGGAGTGTGCGGCGGGTCGGATTTCCACGGGGCCATCAAGCCGGGAATCCGGATTGGCGTGGGCAAGGGCAAGCTGGCCGTGCCCGAGGCGGTTTTAGACGACCTGAAGGAGCGCCGTCGCAATCGTGGACTCTGGGTCTAG
- a CDS encoding metallophosphoesterase: MPNDSSKRLGTVELPRLAGKGLFVIADPHVAATPPGQRLEGYREQILGKLSACLNRARELECHPVIAGDLFHWPRENPNGLVVELIELLRPHRPSVLVGNHDKYLARFTRDVSMAVLDAAGAIRLMAEPCPSFWLDTPAGAVLVGGSPDGTPLPRQVDRDGAVATVWFTHHSITFPDFQDRVVSPREIPGLDWVINGHIHRPQPMVVTGATRWCNPGNITRLTFSKRSKERVPAASVWRPGALELECWPVPALAFEMVFPDQPFPPETVAGEKKSLFLKGLERLAWRRTQEALGLKDFLSANLNPEHPEAGLIWELYKEVAGGKNHI, translated from the coding sequence ATGCCGAACGATTCCTCAAAAAGGCTGGGAACCGTGGAACTCCCTAGGCTCGCTGGCAAGGGCCTTTTCGTCATTGCGGACCCGCATGTGGCGGCCACGCCTCCGGGACAGCGCCTGGAAGGCTATCGTGAACAGATACTTGGCAAACTCTCTGCGTGCTTGAATAGAGCGCGTGAACTTGAGTGCCATCCCGTCATCGCGGGCGATCTATTCCACTGGCCCAGGGAGAATCCCAACGGTCTGGTGGTCGAGCTCATCGAGCTGCTCAGGCCGCATAGGCCTTCCGTGTTGGTGGGCAACCACGACAAGTACCTGGCCCGGTTCACCCGGGACGTGTCCATGGCCGTGCTGGACGCCGCCGGTGCGATCCGCCTCATGGCGGAACCGTGCCCTTCCTTCTGGCTGGACACTCCGGCCGGAGCCGTTCTGGTGGGCGGTTCACCGGACGGGACCCCTCTTCCTCGCCAGGTGGATCGCGACGGCGCAGTGGCCACCGTGTGGTTCACCCACCACTCCATAACATTTCCGGATTTTCAGGATCGTGTGGTTTCCCCGCGGGAAATCCCAGGTCTGGATTGGGTAATCAACGGCCACATCCATCGTCCGCAGCCCATGGTGGTCACGGGCGCTACGCGCTGGTGCAATCCCGGAAACATCACCAGACTCACTTTTTCCAAGCGCAGCAAGGAGCGTGTCCCGGCCGCGTCAGTATGGCGTCCAGGCGCGCTGGAACTGGAGTGTTGGCCTGTTCCCGCGTTGGCATTTGAAATGGTCTTCCCGGACCAGCCCTTTCCGCCTGAAACCGTTGCAGGCGAAAAGAAGTCCCTTTTTTTGAAGGGATTGGAACGGCTTGCCTGGCGGCGCACGCAAGAGGCCCTCGGGCTCAAGGATTTTCTTTCGGCCAATCTGAACCCGGAACACCCCGAAGCCGGGCTGATATGGGAACTTTACAAGGAGGTGGCCGGTGGCAAGAACCACATCTGA
- a CDS encoding AAA family ATPase has translation MIRRLTLTDFMAHAATTLELAPGLNVLCGPNNTGKSAVVEALRCLANNPTPRHYIRHGAVEARVEALLDDGWRVVWVRRKAYALYEVYPPGAKEPTVYAKLGRGTVPDEVASLLKLGPVGADKGDEVDVHLGDQRHPIFLLDKPGSLLADFLASSTESAHLMAMQDLLRERSRRAKIDARKLEDETARVRAGLDRLVGLPDVSLSLDRLRTDGRAIRETIARVPALENTMERMQTVVSKTASLEARTGRLRKLTPPPVPAPAAELAETLRSMDVLGRKRDAVQAGLELLAPLAPPPDVVSTIDLAATVVLTGELRSRTAKAKARLEAFASLSPAPITADPAPLAELLGSLESVRARVANGKEWLNKREQDLALLAETISIRLKEAEECPLCGAGLDAERFLKKAGNRGTP, from the coding sequence GTGATCCGCCGCCTGACCCTGACCGATTTCATGGCCCATGCCGCAACCACGCTGGAACTGGCGCCGGGCCTCAATGTGCTGTGCGGGCCCAACAACACGGGAAAGTCCGCTGTGGTGGAAGCCCTTCGTTGCCTGGCCAATAATCCCACTCCGCGTCATTACATCCGCCATGGAGCCGTCGAGGCCCGGGTTGAGGCACTGCTGGACGACGGATGGAGGGTCGTATGGGTGCGCCGCAAGGCTTACGCCCTCTACGAGGTGTACCCCCCCGGAGCCAAAGAACCCACAGTGTACGCCAAGCTTGGCCGAGGAACCGTTCCTGATGAGGTCGCCAGCCTTTTAAAGCTTGGTCCTGTTGGGGCCGACAAAGGCGACGAGGTGGACGTGCACCTGGGCGACCAGCGTCACCCGATTTTTCTTTTGGACAAACCCGGTTCCCTGTTGGCGGACTTCTTGGCCTCGTCCACGGAGAGCGCCCACCTTATGGCCATGCAGGACCTTTTGCGGGAACGGTCACGCCGGGCCAAGATTGATGCGCGCAAGCTCGAAGACGAGACGGCCCGTGTACGGGCTGGCCTTGACCGACTGGTGGGGCTACCGGATGTATCGCTCTCTTTGGATAGGTTGAGGACAGATGGACGGGCAATTCGTGAGACCATTGCGAGAGTCCCTGCACTCGAAAACACCATGGAGCGGATGCAAACGGTTGTGTCCAAAACCGCTTCGCTTGAGGCGCGCACAGGCCGATTGCGTAAGCTGACGCCACCGCCTGTCCCCGCGCCTGCTGCGGAACTGGCCGAGACCCTTCGTTCCATGGACGTTCTTGGGCGAAAGCGTGATGCCGTACAGGCCGGGCTGGAACTTCTGGCCCCTCTTGCCCCGCCTCCTGATGTCGTTTCAACGATTGATCTTGCCGCAACAGTTGTGCTGACAGGGGAGTTGCGCTCACGCACAGCCAAGGCCAAGGCTAGGCTTGAGGCATTCGCCTCATTAAGCCCGGCTCCTATAACTGCCGATCCTGCTCCGTTGGCGGAGCTGCTTGGATCCCTTGAGTCTGTCCGCGCGCGTGTGGCCAACGGGAAAGAGTGGCTCAATAAGCGGGAGCAGGACCTCGCGCTTCTGGCCGAGACCATTTCCATCCGACTAAAAGAGGCTGAGGAATGCCCACTATGCGGGGCCGGGCTCGATGCCGAACGATTCCTCAAAAAGGCTGGGAACCGTGGAACTCCCTAG
- a CDS encoding sensor histidine kinase, which yields MEVQAVSACLAPLERDTFEQIQMQHSLLCRHFISQALDAIPVVLVVLNRRRQIVLANAQALAATRRDMDHILGKRPGEAFGCVHAGQEPGGCGSTEFCSKCGAIRSIIMGLEGVKNVQECNLLRRGMKGIEALDLQVSSSPIEVEGHQYTLFCIQDQSDMKRRRTLERLFFHDILNTVGGLRGLSGILCLEVPDKLKPDAEFINSTLAHLVDELQGQRDLLAAENNELTPVFVPLQSLEVLGVVARMGASLAQSESKSVSVLPHSRDVEFVSDYALVKRVLVNMVKNALEASNSGEGVQLSCSPDGTEVVFQVRNSAVMEDDVRLRIFKRNFSTKGSGRGLGTYGMKLLSERYLEGEVSFTTRQPEGTVFTLRLPLLPGRADSSGLGAP from the coding sequence ATGGAAGTTCAAGCTGTTTCAGCATGCCTGGCTCCGCTCGAAAGGGATACTTTTGAGCAGATTCAGATGCAACATTCTCTTCTCTGCCGCCATTTTATTTCCCAAGCCTTGGATGCCATACCGGTGGTGCTTGTGGTTTTGAACCGTCGCCGGCAGATTGTTCTGGCCAATGCGCAAGCCTTGGCGGCCACCCGGCGGGACATGGATCATATTCTCGGCAAACGTCCCGGTGAAGCCTTCGGCTGCGTCCACGCCGGCCAGGAGCCGGGGGGATGCGGTTCCACCGAGTTCTGTTCCAAATGCGGCGCCATCCGTTCCATCATCATGGGACTGGAGGGAGTTAAAAACGTCCAAGAGTGCAACCTGCTGCGCCGGGGAATGAAGGGGATCGAAGCGTTGGACCTGCAGGTAAGCTCTTCCCCAATCGAGGTGGAGGGGCACCAGTACACGCTTTTTTGCATTCAGGATCAGAGCGACATGAAACGCCGCCGGACCTTGGAGCGTCTTTTCTTCCACGATATTCTCAATACGGTGGGGGGGCTGCGCGGGCTCTCTGGCATTTTGTGCCTGGAGGTGCCCGACAAGCTCAAACCGGACGCGGAATTCATAAACTCCACCTTGGCTCACCTGGTGGACGAGTTGCAGGGGCAGAGGGACCTGCTTGCCGCCGAAAACAATGAGCTCACCCCGGTGTTCGTCCCACTGCAAAGCCTCGAAGTTCTCGGCGTGGTGGCCAGAATGGGTGCCAGTCTGGCACAGTCCGAGAGCAAGAGCGTAAGTGTCCTGCCGCACAGCCGGGATGTTGAGTTCGTAAGCGACTACGCTCTGGTCAAGCGGGTTCTCGTAAACATGGTCAAAAATGCCCTGGAGGCCTCGAACTCCGGCGAAGGGGTGCAGTTGTCGTGCAGCCCGGATGGAACCGAGGTGGTCTTTCAGGTACGAAATTCTGCCGTGATGGAGGATGACGTACGCTTGCGGATCTTCAAGCGGAACTTCTCCACCAAAGGCTCCGGCCGGGGCCTGGGCACTTACGGGATGAAGCTTTTAAGCGAGCGCTACCTCGAAGGCGAAGTGAGCTTCACAACACGCCAGCCCGAGGGAACGGTCTTTACTCTGCGCCTGCCACTCCTTCCGGGACGGGCTGACTCCTCTGGGCTGGGAGCTCCATAG